One genomic region from Panthera tigris isolate Pti1 chromosome D1, P.tigris_Pti1_mat1.1, whole genome shotgun sequence encodes:
- the LOC102961864 gene encoding olfactory receptor 52B2: protein MTHTNFTIFHPAVFVLLGIPGWEAYHIWLSIPLCLMYITAIVGNSILIVVIITERNLHEPMYFFLSMLAITDILLSTTTVPKALAIFWLHAHDIAFDACVTQVFFVHVMFVGESAILLAMAFDRFVAICVPLHYTAVLTWRVVGRIGLAIVTRSFCIIFPVIFLLKRLPFCRTNIVPHSYCEHIGVARLACADITINIWYGFSVPIVMVIVDVILIAVSYSLILRAVFRLPSQDARHKALSTCGSHLCVILMFYVPSFFTLLTHRFGHNIPRHVHILLANLYVVVPPMLNPIVYGVKTKQIREGVAHRFFDIRTWCCASPLG from the coding sequence ATGACTCACACCAACTTTACCATCTTTCACCCTGCAGTTTTTGTCCTACTGGGCATCCCTGGATGGGAGGCTTACCACATTTGGCTGTCAATACCCCTCTGCCTCATGTATATCACTGCCATTGTGGGGAACAGCATCCTGATAGTGGTCATCATCACAGAACGTAATCTTCATGAGCCCATGTACTTCTTTCTCTCCATGCTGGCCATCACGGACATCCTGCTGTCCACCACTACCGTACCCAAGGCTCTAGCCATCTTTTGGCTCCATGCCCATGACATTGCCTTTGATGCCTGTGTCACCCAAGTTTTCTTTGTCCATGTGATGTTTGTGGGGGAGTCAGCCATCCTATTAGCCATGGCCTTTGACCGCTTTGTGGCCATCTGTGTCCCCCTGCATTATACAGCCGTGCTAACATGGCGTGTTGTGGGAAGGATTGGTCTGGCCATTGTCACCAGAAGCTTCTGCATCATCTTCCCAGTGATCTTCTTATTGAAGCGGCTGCCCTTCTGCCGGACCAACATTGTCCCCCATTCTTATTGTGAGCATATTGGAGTGGCCCGCTTGGCCTGTGCTGACATCACCATTAACATCTGGTACGGCTTCTCAGTGCCCATTGTCATGGTCATCGTGGATGTGATCCTAATTGCTGTGTCTTACTCACTGATCCTCCGAGCTGTGTTTCGTTTGCCCTCCCAGGATGCCCGGCACAAGGCCCTTAGCACTTGTGGCTCCCACCTCTGTGTCATCCTCATGTTTTATGTTCCATCCTTCTTTACATTATTGACCCACCGCTTTGGACATAACATTCCTCGACATGTCCATATTCTGCTGGCCAATCTTTATGTGGTGGTGCCACCAATGCTCAATCCCATTGTCTATGGTGTGAAGACTAAGCAGATCCGGGAGGGTGTAGCCCACCGGTTCTTTGACATCAGGACTTGGTGCTGTGCTTCccctctgggctaa